A region of the Vigna unguiculata cultivar IT97K-499-35 chromosome 9, ASM411807v1, whole genome shotgun sequence genome:
GTTTCACAACTCCATGTCAATAAGTCCGGTATGCATCAATAAATctgaaaaatcattttgaatTGATCAGTCTAATATGTCCATATCAACTACGAAAGGAGAGTGACTGGAAAATGATAGTGTTGGGGTGACAAATATGAGAAAGGGAAAAATGGGAGagaacaataaattttaatacatgaAGATAAAAGTGGGATTTTAAAATCAGGTGAGATAAATAAGAAATGCCCTAATCCGCACCTGTATTTTTTCTTTAGCAATCTAATTAATATAACATCAAACAAATCTCAATGAAAGAAGATAAACTTATTTTGAAAGACTCAAAATCATTCAAATCCTGAACAATGTAAAAACTACAAATAGCATTTAAACACACCTGTCACGTAAACCAAATGAGCATTACAAGCACATATTTCATGATTTTACTGATCATGTGTCCTTCCTAGAACATGTGgatgcaatttttttcttttacaacacaaaatttaatatattacttTCTCAACAATATCGCACATGAGGAATTACTTTTGAAATTCTAAAAGTTTCACTTTTaccaaataataatttgttttattaagtACTTCACAAACATGATCATTGATGAAAGTCTTAATAGTTACCATGTAAGTTATACCTATTATAAGTCAACAGAAATAATGTTTCAACCAACATGCAACTTGATTAATAAATAGCATAATGTCAAACAAGTACTGTAATAGGttaggatgaaaaaaaaagtcacttTATTAGATTATCGACATTTTCCAAGGCTgtgtattttattaattcacCTAAAAACTACTATAAATATACTTCACATCACATGTTATAATCATGTGTCATAATAATAGACAAAAAGTTTCATAACTTGAACCATTTcaatgaagaaaaaacaattaatatataatgtgtTACCAATTTAATATAACTTTTGATTTATTTCTTGTctcattcatttttatttcactttcaCTTATATTAGATAACTTTCACTTATattagatataaatttaaatactaacgAAAAGTATTTCAGTTTTTCTTCTGTAATTTATATCTCAATTTCAATTACTAtcgtaaaatataaaatataggcttaaataccttttttgtcctcatcttcgtagtgtttgttgcggatgatcctcattttgacagaatgtttaaaatggtcctcatttttaccgaatgtttaaaatggtcctcattttcgcaattcatgttttatttggtccttttctataacgccgtttaaatcattaacggagcattgtacaggtggcacggtttgtattaggatgtgttacgtgtactgtacaggtgtggtaattagatatttggggataaataagtgagctatgattttggtaaggaatatttgggcagttggtgagttttgacaatcttgttcctccattctcAATTGGTGTtgttgcaatcttcttcttcctacaatcccattatataggtatgttacggtcccaatcttcGTGCAcggttggtggttcaacgagaaattgATTAACCCCGAGTTGTAGTTGCGGAGAGATGGCAActttgaggatggcaagaacttcaaagaatattggtagaaaattttgggtacaatatgtttttatttttgtgttaataataatttggttttaatttttgctttattgatttacaaagtggtggttccaataatgtgggttgcaactttttcaaatggtggtgttgatgaaaaggatatCATTATCATGACACAAATGGGGCAAATTAATGATGAAAAGGAGTCAGtgaaggttgctgagaagaagctgcaattagtaatagggttcacttgtgttgttattgtattattcgtactgttattgtgtgtaatcttttaaagtccaatctattttgtactattgttaaatgaagaaatgaattagtttgattatgttgatattagtcccaacatgttcaaaatgacatcttaatctgagcattgaagtaagtgatattgatctaagcttgggaaaaattaaattgatctaagtctggaagaagttaaattcataacgttAATTCatctcatcaaaatgcactacatcaatgtttggcaaaagtaaaattgaacgatgtttaaggaaagtcaaaatgcagtacatcaataatgaattctacatcaaAAATTCCAACAAATCATTAAGACgtttgtagctgctatcatggtctcctcctaatctgtaatttcatcctaaactgctgagatggttcttctggtgttggtagtggtgctgcttgactctccacttcattccttggttgagttgtttgagtttcaacagttggtgcattctcaacagtttcagcagttggtgcattctcagcagtttGGGCATCTGGTGCAGTCTCAGCaggtaatttagaaaccatgcagaacatcacaacaatcgaaAGACAAATAAACTccaaaatagaattacgaaaaccctaacccacaagcaaacacaacccagaaaaccctaaacccacttacctcgttgatgatgattaattggaaaattgaaatgaagagtgcaactgcaatccaatgatgaaatggcaagtattagctgcttcctctgcaaatccgagcttaagaaagataaagatgaagaaatttccctaattgcaaaatttatcctaaattaaaaaattaacgttaattagccacctGTAAAGTACACATAACACACCATAATACAAACTGTGTCACCTATAAtactccgttaatgatttaaacggcctTACAggaaatgaccaaataaaacaataaaacatgaattgcgaaaatgatgaccattttaaacattctatcaaaatgagaatcatccacaacaaacactacgaaaatgaggaccaaaaaggtattaaagcctaaaatatatttattattaataatagtaattgataacaataaattatattatgaatgtgaagttataaaaaacatttttataagaataaatcaaactttaatatcatgaacatttaatatttattatttttcaaacaattgTAGTATACTAACTTTATAGATAAAtcattaataatgaaaatgttttttactaaaatttatttttaatttatattaaattttaaactttattaaataatatgaatacagttttaattaattataccaATAGtggttaacttttttttaaaaatattgaaaaataaaccattttcctttttttaagtAAAGTTACGACGtatgaaaattcaaatattattttttttaatcaaaagtggacatttatttaatttttattacattaaaatatataatttcattatttttaagaataattaatataaaataatattaaaatattatgtgacaagtttttttaatgatgttaaaataaatgttaaaatacaCATTTGATTCTTGTTTTCGTTAGTTATGTCAATTTAGTCCaaatactttcttttttctatcaGATCCATTTTtggttaattttgtttaatttttgttaacgtcatttaaataattagtggTAATGAATAAAGAcggtcacgtgtcactttgtagtttttttgtttttctttaacatttttaatttttaatctttgtatTGTTGAAAAAATGTTCACATGTCAATCCAGTCGCGTGTCACTTGACAGagtaaatgttttatatttaatttgatccatatatctattattttttgttcaatctAGTCTTCATTGTCTTCTAACATGGAACAAATTTATCCCTTTCCAAATTgacacaaaatttaatttttatataaatattataataatatttttattaaaattcatatttttgttaaatactttttgtttatgattacaactgatttaaaattagtatgAAAATTGTTAAGGATGAATACTGATAccattgatataaaatttaagaagtTAACATTTACATAATGAAATCAAGCAATGGTGTTACTTCTCATTTTTTAacctttcaaaattttcattataaccCTAgacatcaaatatttaataatagtgtgaatttaaatacaaacatcattataacatttatataaaaatagattttgttttaatgtcacgtgtcagattaaatattttatattcaatttgattcttATATCTATTATGTTTGTTCATTATAGTTCCCACTGTCTTCTAAGATGGAACAATTTGATTCCCTTTCagattgagacaaaatttaatttctttataaatgttataaatataataatgtttttattaaaatttatatttttgttaaatatttttggtttatgattacaattaatttaaaattagtttgtaaatGTTAAGGATGAAGACTAATatcattgatataaaatttaagaggttaaaaattacataatcaaATCAATTAATGGTGTTACTTCCTTTTTTTACAAACACCGTAaaccatttatataaaaaataatttttgtttttatttggaaagaattttttttcatttttttaaatgactaaattgaaaaaagaaattaaggaatataaaaacaaattgaatataaaacattccCTTTGACATATGACACGTATTTGGTTGACACATGAACATTTTTTAaggattaataaaaaatgaagtgaCATGTAACCGTCATTAtccactaaaattaattattaaagttaattattttaaaacgttaacaaaaaaaagacCACATTGaacaaaatcaacaaatttgAGATATGATTTACAAAGTAATATGACTAAACTGacataattgaacaaaaataagagccaaatgtgtattttaaactaaaataaaaaacaatttaattatttaatttattaaataaacaaataaatattgtatttattaataGATAAAGTTAcctaatttgaaaatattatcaaatcagttaaaattaattacataataattattaaaataaatacatttataattacaataattatactttattatttttgtaacatttaCAATTCTTTGTAATTAGTTTAATATAATACTTAAtggaattaattatatataccaAGATGATAAAAGAAACGTACATAAGAATCAATTAAAAACCACAttctcattaattattttttccattaCATTAATAGAGAAcgtaattttagtaattaaatatacaagggatcataaatatttattaaggttattatttttattactttataatttataatgttaCTGTTACATCAGATTTCAACTTGATTaagtaacattattattttttccttacataaaaaatatagtaaatataaacgactcaaatttaaatacaaatcgttaaataaaaattaacctaaacattataaaaaaaaaatagaagctagtttataaataaaaaaaatctaactgaaatattattttatctcatCATCCATTGTAAGGTATCTCTATCACCTTGAATGATTATGATGACCCTCCATCTATGCACAAATACAATCAAATAACAATTGAAGTCAGAgagaaaataactttttaaacaaaattaagttgTGAATTATTCAAACTTGTGGATGGAATAAGGTACattgatattttgaataaaCAAAATCATGAATCACTCTCAGGGATGTACAAGATTATGTTAAATCACTTATGTGacaaaaatgaacaaataataataataataatattagtattattatcatgttcaattttttttttaatttataaaaataaatacatataattttataaattttataaatattttttattgattttgcagataactttttatattaaaatatttattttaattttaaaaaaattaaataaataaatgaaataattaaatttaataaaatgattatcattttaatttaaaaaaataataataactattattaaaaaacataactTTCCGCGCTATAACTGAAtattaacaaagttttttatattccttccttttataattaaaaaaatacaaaagtttcTGGTCCATTCTTTGTGTACGTGTACTCGCATCTCAGTGAACGCTGAGATAAAAGTCGCCCCACCATTACTCCTGTTCAGCGCAgcactgaaaaataaataaattaatgaacccttattacatgtaaaaagaaaaaaaaagacttaatatttttctgtattttttttcatcctCAATCTTCTACACTGTGTGCTTCCATTCCATCCCATGGCTAAGCCGAAGGCTCCAAGGCGAACCCTAGAGTCATACTCAGTCAAACACATAAGCAAAACTATCAGAGGTAAActcactctctctttctcacaaaacaattttgacaaaaaaattttggattaaatcGGACTAATTTTGTTTAGTGCTTGCTCCATTTCTTTTCCTAAATCCACACGcgcatgttgttgttgttgtctttCAGCTGGTGATTGCGTGCTCATGCGACCATCAGATCCGGCAAAACCCTCATATGTGGCCAGAATCGAGCGGATCGAGGCGGATGGTCGTGGCGCAAATGTGAAAATTCATGTCCGGTGGTACTATCGGCCGGAGGAGTCAATCGGTGGTCGCCGCCAGTTTCATGGCTCGAAGGAAGTTTTCCTCTCTGATCACTTTGATGTTCAGAGCACCGACACAATCGAAGGCAAGTGTACGGTCCACAGCTTCAAGAGCTACACAAAACTGGATGCTGTTGGGAACGACGATTTCTTCTGTCGGTTTGAGTACAATTCCTCCACCGGTGCCTTCAATCCGGATAGAGTTGCCGTGTGAGTCCATAGCTTATTTTTGAGATGCTGAGATATATTTTCTATTGTAGTCTTTTGCTGCCtagtttcaaaatttgtttgatttttggtaGAATTGCTCGTTGGAATGAATGAACTTTCTCTCTTTATTTAACTTAAGCTGCCATCAATTCAGAAACTTAATTGAAATGTCTCTTGGTTAATGACAATTCTAGGTTTCCGTTGGTTAGTCTGGTAATGGTTCAGATTACGGGATTATTCTAGAATATATTTACTTGGTTTATTTTATTAGGATTTTATTTGTCCAGTTGGAAATGGTAAGTAGCAACTTTTTGTTAGATTCGAGAAGCTGTGAGATCTTCCTTGGATTCTGCTGACTCTGTGTGAtggaaattgtttaaaatttcattGCAGGTATTGTAAATGTGAGATGCCTTACAATCCTGATGACCTAATGGTCCAATGTGAGGGCTGCAGTGACTGGTAAGTGGAGTATTTAAAGtgattttatcattaaattattgGCCTTCCCTCTGTTATCCTGATCTATGTAAGATGTCTGTTTGGTTTTGCGGACACTGGAATGTTCAGTTCTTTGAATATCTTGCATCATTCTAATGGAACTTTCAGTTCTATTTGTcctttgtctttttttttttttttcctttgctgGTATCATTTGAAGAGAGTATTTTAAGTCAGCAGTAACTATGGACACATCATTTTGCCTTGTATGTCACTTTTCACTTGGACTATTCTTCACCCTAAACGGCCAGTGTTATGTATATTGGTTTGGTGTGCTGTTTTTTTCAACCTGGCTTGTTTTGCTTTTGATTAGGTTGGTAATTTCTCCCCTACCCTTCTCATTTCTCTCTAAAGGGCACTTATGTATGCGTATACTTATATTCAAAGTTATCAAACTCGCAATTTAACTGGTAAAATTGCTCGAGTTTATTCTCAAATGCATAATCGGTTTCAGGGAACTCAGTAGGATTGGGGTAGATCATGAGTTCTTTTTCCTGATTTATGTCTTCATCCACAATGCCagttaaaatttatacaattaaggTTATTCTTGATTAATTTCTCCTTTATGGTTAGTTTACGAAAACTAACTAAGAATCAAACTGTATACACTAAAAAATTGATAAGACATCCAACTAACTATGCTAAACGTCTTCATGAAATGTGTTTATCACATACTCAAATGAATTCTGTCAAACTCATGAGTTCAACCCCAAGTTGGGTGAAATCGTGTGAGCTTAAGTATTAAATGAATTAGTTGTAGTCAATTGTTAGTTGGTGAAATAGAGTGGCCCTTTGGCGCTGGTAAGGCACTAGTG
Encoded here:
- the LOC114163231 gene encoding chromatin remodeling protein SHL isoform X1 encodes the protein MAKPKAPRRTLESYSVKHISKTIRAGDCVLMRPSDPAKPSYVARIERIEADGRGANVKIHVRWYYRPEESIGGRRQFHGSKEVFLSDHFDVQSTDTIEGKCTVHSFKSYTKLDAVGNDDFFCRFEYNSSTGAFNPDRVAVYCKCEMPYNPDDLMVQCEGCSDWFHPACIDMTVEEAKRLDHFFCESCSAEGQKKLQNSHSASRLSDTKVDTKRRRRQ
- the LOC114163231 gene encoding chromatin remodeling protein SHL isoform X2, whose amino-acid sequence is MAKPKAPRRTLESYSVKHISKTIRAGDCVLMRPSDPAKPSYVARIERIEADGRGANVKIHVRWYYRPEESIGGRRQFHGSKEVFLSDHFDVQSTDTIEGKCTVHSFKSYTKLDAVGNDDFFCRFEYNSSTGAFNPDRVAVYCKCEMPYNPDDLMVQCEGCSDWIVHSRV